From a single Mobula birostris isolate sMobBir1 chromosome 13, sMobBir1.hap1, whole genome shotgun sequence genomic region:
- the LOC140208395 gene encoding uncharacterized protein, producing MAHQRVHTGERPFTCSDCGKGFSKSPHLQRHQSVHNGERPFTCSDCGKGFTESYNLLIHWSVHTGEMAFTCSDCRKGFTCSSLLKVHQRVHTGERPFTCSDCGKGFTSSSVLQRHQRVHTGERPFTCSVCGKGFTRSSHLQAHLSVHTGEGLFTCSVCGNRFTCSSHLKVHQRVHTGERPFTCSDCGKGFTQSSQLKVHQRVHTGERPFICSDCGKGFTRSSQLKIHQQVHTGERLFNCSNCGKGFTQSSELKVHQRVHTGGSLFTCSVCGKGFTRSSNLLTHQSVHTGERPFTCSDCGTGFTCSSHLKVHQRVHTGERPFTCSDCGKGFTCSSQLKVHQRVHTGERPFICSDCGKGFMQSSELKVHQRVHTGERPFICSDCGKGFIQSSELKVHQRVHTGERLYTCSDCGKGFTCSSQLKVHQRVHTGERPFTCADCGKGFTCSSALKVHQRFHTGERPFSCLDCGKGFTQSSALMAHQRVHSGERPFTCSDCGKGFTQLSHLQRHQRVHTGERSFNCSVCGKRFTQSSNLQKHQRVHTG from the coding sequence atggctcaccagcgagttcacaccggggagaggccgttcacctgctcggactgtgggaaaggattctctAAATCACCTCACCTACAGaggcaccagtcagttcacaatggggagcggccgttcacctgctcggactgtgggaagggattcactgaatcatatAACCTACTGatacactggtcagttcacactggcgaGATGGCATTCACGTGCTCAGACtgcaggaagggattcacttgctcatccctactgaaggtgcatcagcgagttcacactggggagaggccgttcacctgctccgactgtgggaagggattcacttcgtcctctgttctacagagacaccagcgagttcacactggggagaggccgttcacctgctcagtgtgtgggaagggattcactcgatcatcccacctacaagcacacttgtctgttcacactggggaggggctgttcacctgctcagtgtgtgggaatagattcacttgctcatcccacctgaaggtacatcagcgagttcacactggggagaggccgtttacctgctcagactgtgggaaaggattcactcaatcatcccaactgaaggtacatcagcgagttcacaccggggagaggccgttcatctgctcagactgtgggaaaggattcactcgatcatcccaactgaagatacatcagcaagttcacactggggaacgGCTGTTCAACTGCTCAAACTGCGGGAAGgggttcactcagtcatctgaactgaaggtacaccagcgagttcacactggagggaGTCTGTTcacttgctcagtgtgtgggaagggattcactcggtcatccaacctactgacacatcagtcagttcacactggggagaggccgttcacctgctcggactgtgggacaggattcacttgctcatcccacctgaaggtacatcagcgagttcacacaggggagaggccgttcacctgctcggactgtgggaagggattcacctgctcatcccaactgaaggtacatcagcgagttcacacaggggagaggccgttcatctgctcagactgtggaaagggattcatgcagtcatctgaactgaaggtgcatcagcgagttcacactggggagaggccattcatctgctcagactgtgggaagggattcattcagtcatctgaactgaaggtacatcagcgagttcacactggagagaggctatacacctgctcagactgtgggaagggattcacttgctcatcccaattgaaggtacaccagcgagttcacactggagagaggccatttacctgtgcagactgtgggaagggattcacttgctcatctgcactgaaggtacatcagcgatttcacactggggagaggccgttcagctgcttggactgtggaaagggattcactcagtcatctgcccTAATGGCTCACCAGAGAGTTCACAGTGGCGAGCGGcccttcacctgctcagactgtgggaagggattcactcagttgtctcatctacagagacaccagcgtgttcacacaggggagaggtcattcaactgctcagtgtgtgggaagagattcactcagtcatccaacctacagaaacaccagcgagttcacactgggtag